A single genomic interval of Anopheles marshallii chromosome 2, idAnoMarsDA_429_01, whole genome shotgun sequence harbors:
- the LOC128706891 gene encoding phosphatase Herzog, translated as MDATSIITQVSRDDEQQLNSSYPNEKVNNVDRLKPPNRGFLETLFCCWRNGRTKSNQSGTPIDGSITPPPIQGQPRYLLPQVRPSDMYKKCMVIDLDETLVHSSFKPIPNADFIVPVEIDGTVHQVYVLKRPHVDEFLKKMGELYECVLFTASLAKYADPVADLLDQWNVFRARLFRESCVFHMGNYVKDLNKLGRDLQKIVIVDNSPASYIFHPDNAVPVKSWFDDINDSELLDLIPLFEKLSKVDSVYSVLCNSSSQSQLPTSMSHHNQQELQQSQQQQQLQSNSSDANNT; from the exons TCAACAATGTAGATAGGCTAAAACCGCCGAATCGTGGTTTCCTGGAGACGCTCTTCTGCTGTTGGCGGAATGGGCGAACGAAAAGCAATCAGAGCGGGACGCCGATCGATGGTTCCATCACGCCACCTCCGATCCAGGGCCAGCCGCGGTATCTGCTGCCACAGgtccgaccttccgatatgTACAAGAAGTGCATGGTGATAGACTTAGATGAAACCCTAGTTCATAGCAGTTTTAAG CCAATTCCAAACGCGGATTTCATAGTGCCAGTGGAAATCGACGGAACCGTACATCAGGTGTATGTCCTGAAGCGACCGCACGTCGACGAGTTCCTGAAGAAGATGGGCGAACTGTACGAGTGCGTCCTGTTTACGGCCTCGCTGGCCAAGTATGCGGATCCGGTAGCCGATCTGCTTGATCA GTGGAACGTGTTCCGGGCGCGGTTATTTCGGGAATCTTGCGTCTTCCACATGGGCAACTATGTGAAGGATTTGAACAAACTAGGGAGAGATTTACAGAAGATTGTTATTGTTGACAACTCACCTGCTAGTTACATATTTCATCCGGATAATGCT GTGCCAGTGAAGTCATGGTTCGACGATATCAACGACTCGGAGCTGCTCGATTTGATACCACTGTTCGAGAAGCTGAGCAAGGTTGACTCTGTATATAGCGTGCTGTGCAACTCCAGCTCACAGTCCCAGCTGCCGACGTCTATGTCGCACCACAATCAGCAAGAGCTGCAACagtcccagcagcagcagcaattacAGTCGAATTCGTCCGATGCGAACAACACGTAA